In Lactobacillus xylocopicola, the genomic stretch ACCCGACTTAGGTGAACTTTCCTTTCATTCTTATGTTTTAAAATTGGATGATCACGCTCAACCACATCAAACAAATAATGATCGGAATTTTCTTGTTTCTTTACGATCTGAAAACCGGTCGTTTTGGTTTTTTGGATAAGCCAGTCTTTTTGTTGGTCAACCGTCACATGCGGAAATACACGGCCTCTTTTTTCGCCAGGTGTAATTACCGAATGAGTCGGATTGGCGGTTAGCCGAAAGCGCAGATATTGTCCGTTCTTTAGTGAATTTAAAAAGTTGTCATATGATTTAATTAATACTGTTCCTGCGACCCCATACTTTACAAGAACCGCTGGATCTGGCTTAGTTTCACTTAATACAATTAAATATTTTTCTTTTCTTAAGGTATCAATCCGCCATAATTTGCGGCTGCGGCTTTGTTTCTCAACTTCGTCGGGAAAACTCTGCTCAACCCAATTATGGTAAGCGCCTAAATGCGTTAAATCCTTGGTTTTTTGCCGATTGTTAACATCGATCATTACCCTCGATAAGTACATTTTGCTCCTTTCTTACAACGCCGCAAATGGGTCGTGTTCGCTACTTGTTTTAAACTTTGGATTAGTTACTTTTTTCCAAACACGGACAACTGGCCGGTAATCGAAATAGCGATTACGTTGATCAAAAGAACCAACACTATCTTTCACCATGAAGTATTTTTCGCCAGCTAAGAGTTTAGCATCAGCAAACAATTCCACATTGATTATCTCTTCCTGTGATTTTTTCTCTTGATACCAATTCGCTGCCTGCCAAGGCAATTTGGATAGGACTTCTACTGGATTAGCATCAGCAAATACAGCTATTTGTAAAACCCCAGCTGGAGCATTTGAACGCCGACCGAGGAAAAGTTGAAACTTGGGATGGTGCAGCGCATATTTGATTTTATCAATTAATAGGTCATTTTCACTACTAATCGCAAGTACAAATACCGCATCTTGGATATAAGCCCGGTAAGTGACCTTTCGCGTGCCTTTTTTCCATTCTACGGTTTGATAATCGGTTAAAAGGGTGCCCGGTTGATCGACTCTAACCGCCAAATCAAGTTTATTAAAAGCTTTGATCCGCTGATCGTCTCTTTGATAGCCAAAAGCAGCAGCAATCATCCCAATGATCGCACTTTTGGACGGATGGGCAGCTGTTGTGCGCTGATTAAAGCTCGCTTCATTCCCGTAAGATTGCAACGGTCCCGTTAATTTAATCGTGATTGTTTTCATCTTGCACCACTTGTTCAAGTTCAGCGGATACTTGCTGGAGTAACTCATTTAAAGTAGCTACTTGATAATCTGTTAAAGAACTATCATCGTCCAATGACAAGATCCATGTTTTAACCGGCTTGTCGACCATTTTGCAGGTATTCTCATACTCTTTTTCAATTCTTTCAATTGAAGCTTTAACATAGCCTTTATTCGAAGTCACTGCTTTTTCAAATGCCGAAACCAAATTAACCGGCGTGTCAGTTCTTAACGTAATCATGACATAATTTGGCAGAGTTTTATTAGCAAAAGTATTTTGTTTACCGGTTGGCATTGATAACAAGAACGATTTGATAAACTCAACTGTTCCTTCAACTGCCGTCTCTGAACCTAAATTATGGACCAATTCAGGGAAATTCAGGTTGGCATAACGATAAAGTGTAGAAGAATTATATTCAATTGTTCCCAGCATTGCGGCTCCCGTTGTATCTTCTTTTTGGAGATCATCAAGGGCCGTAAAGTAATCAAATTCAGGAACCACTTCATGGGTCGAGATTGC encodes the following:
- the cas7e gene encoding type I-E CRISPR-associated protein Cas7/Cse4/CasC is translated as MNNNKNFYIDLHALQAVPSSNINRDDTGAPKTALYGGVMRSRVSSQSWKRAMRQEFNGHDLGAGLRTVKLAQLIAEKIMELDSSLPEKDVQAKVKEVFKSTGIKLDKDGKTGALLLISRGQVEKIAQYVLDHDTIDKKELKRLFNSDQSVDLALFGRMVADNPELNVEGSAQVAHAISTHEVVPEFDYFTALDDLQKEDTTGAAMLGTIEYNSSTLYRYANLNFPELVHNLGSETAVEGTVEFIKSFLLSMPTGKQNTFANKTLPNYVMITLRTDTPVNLVSAFEKAVTSNKGYVKASIERIEKEYENTCKMVDKPVKTWILSLDDDSSLTDYQVATLNELLQQVSAELEQVVQDENNHD
- the cas6e gene encoding type I-E CRISPR-associated protein Cas6/Cse3/CasE produces the protein MYLSRVMIDVNNRQKTKDLTHLGAYHNWVEQSFPDEVEKQSRSRKLWRIDTLRKEKYLIVLSETKPDPAVLVKYGVAGTVLIKSYDNFLNSLKNGQYLRFRLTANPTHSVITPGEKRGRVFPHVTVDQQKDWLIQKTKTTGFQIVKKQENSDHYLFDVVERDHPILKHKNERKVHLSRVSFEGILKITDLEMFKKSLIGGIGRKKAYGMGLMTVIPVKQNEA
- the cas5e gene encoding type I-E CRISPR-associated protein Cas5/CasD, whose product is MKTITIKLTGPLQSYGNEASFNQRTTAAHPSKSAIIGMIAAAFGYQRDDQRIKAFNKLDLAVRVDQPGTLLTDYQTVEWKKGTRKVTYRAYIQDAVFVLAISSENDLLIDKIKYALHHPKFQLFLGRRSNAPAGVLQIAVFADANPVEVLSKLPWQAANWYQEKKSQEEIINVELFADAKLLAGEKYFMVKDSVGSFDQRNRYFDYRPVVRVWKKVTNPKFKTSSEHDPFAAL